A genome region from Coprococcus phoceensis includes the following:
- the glgB gene encoding 1,4-alpha-glucan branching protein GlgB → MKLQEFYEGQAFDAYEYFGAHEEKDGVMFRTYAPGASKVTVFGEFNQWTEEEMIPLEKSGVYELKCEWAKVGMMYKYVIYTKEGWRVEHCDPYGFGMELRPNSASYIVDLSEYRFHDEVWMKNRDKNYNRPLNIYEVHLGSWRTNEKDENGWYRYHEIADKLIAHAKENGYTHLEFLPLSEHPADCSWGYQNTGYFSPTSRYGTARDLMELVDKCHQAGIGVIMDFVPIHFATDYYGLAKYDGTELYEYVQSDVTDSEWGTRNFDYSRREVCCFLQSAANYWLKEYHFDGIRMDAISRAIYWQGEPDRGVNPCALTFMKNMNAGLQKLHPTAMLIAEDSTTFLKVTAPVEYDGLGFDYKWDLGWMNDTLNYFKTPPKERPEHYYKLKFSMDYFYNELYLLALSHDEVVHGKATIIQKMWGDYEDKFSQCRAFYLYMMTHPGKKLNFMGNEIAQFREWDEKRQQDWELLKFPMHDGFYHYIRKLNELYCQEEQLYKDEYDREMFRWLVDDATEQSVYAYERGKGEKTLVAVFNFSDEEQECVIEEAENRILEECMNSDWHIYGGSTEKKIEVIRDGEIVLAPFSGRFFWSEKEV, encoded by the coding sequence ATGAAACTTCAGGAATTTTATGAGGGTCAGGCATTTGACGCATATGAATATTTTGGAGCACATGAAGAAAAAGACGGAGTGATGTTTCGGACTTACGCACCGGGGGCGTCTAAAGTTACGGTGTTTGGAGAATTTAATCAATGGACGGAAGAGGAAATGATTCCGCTTGAAAAAAGCGGAGTTTATGAACTGAAATGTGAGTGGGCAAAAGTCGGGATGATGTATAAATATGTGATTTATACGAAAGAAGGGTGGAGAGTAGAACATTGTGATCCGTATGGTTTCGGTATGGAACTTCGACCGAACAGCGCTTCTTATATTGTGGATTTGTCGGAATACAGATTTCACGATGAAGTGTGGATGAAAAACAGAGACAAAAATTATAACAGACCGCTTAATATTTATGAAGTGCATCTCGGTTCATGGAGAACAAATGAGAAAGATGAAAATGGCTGGTATCGCTATCATGAGATTGCAGATAAATTGATTGCACATGCGAAAGAGAATGGGTATACACATCTGGAATTTCTTCCGCTCAGCGAACATCCGGCAGACTGTTCATGGGGGTATCAGAATACAGGATATTTCAGTCCTACATCACGTTATGGAACTGCAAGAGATTTGATGGAGCTGGTGGATAAATGTCATCAGGCGGGAATCGGCGTGATTATGGATTTTGTTCCGATTCATTTTGCGACGGATTATTATGGACTGGCAAAATATGATGGAACAGAGTTGTATGAGTATGTGCAAAGTGATGTGACAGACAGTGAGTGGGGAACAAGAAATTTTGATTATTCCAGACGGGAAGTCTGCTGCTTTTTGCAGTCTGCCGCAAATTACTGGCTGAAAGAGTATCATTTTGACGGAATACGAATGGATGCAATCAGCCGTGCGATTTACTGGCAGGGAGAGCCGGATCGGGGCGTGAATCCTTGTGCGCTTACATTTATGAAAAATATGAATGCAGGATTGCAAAAACTGCATCCGACTGCGATGCTCATTGCAGAAGATTCGACAACGTTTTTGAAAGTGACGGCTCCTGTAGAATACGATGGACTGGGATTCGATTATAAATGGGATCTTGGCTGGATGAACGATACGTTGAATTATTTTAAAACTCCGCCAAAAGAACGACCGGAGCATTATTACAAATTAAAATTTTCAATGGATTATTTTTACAATGAACTTTATCTTCTTGCACTGTCGCACGATGAAGTTGTCCATGGAAAAGCGACAATTATACAGAAGATGTGGGGAGATTATGAAGATAAATTCAGCCAGTGCCGTGCATTTTATTTGTATATGATGACCCATCCGGGGAAAAAGTTGAATTTCATGGGAAATGAGATTGCACAGTTCCGAGAGTGGGATGAAAAGCGGCAGCAGGATTGGGAGTTACTGAAATTTCCGATGCACGATGGATTTTATCACTATATTCGGAAGTTGAATGAGTTGTATTGTCAGGAGGAACAGCTTTATAAAGATGAGTATGACAGAGAGATGTTTCGTTGGCTTGTGGATGATGCGACGGAGCAGTCTGTGTATGCTTACGAGCGGGGAAAAGGAGAGAAGACGCTTGTGGCAGTGTTTAATTTTTCAGATGAAGAGCAGGAATGTGTCATAGAAGAGGCGGAAAACCGAATACTTGAGGAATGCATGAACAGTGACTGGCATATTTACGGCGGAAGTACAGAGAAGAAAATAGAAGTGATTCGGGACGGAGAGATTGTATTGGCACCATTTAGTGGAAGATTTTTTTGGAGTGAAAAAGAGGTTTGA
- a CDS encoding aldo/keto reductase, with amino-acid sequence MYQAEKNRYETMNYNRCGKSGLKLPEVSLGLWHNFGDTGNFETMKQMCFTAFDNGITHFDLANNYGPEPGSAEKNFGRILKKEMKAHRDEMIISTKAGYLMWDGPYGDFGSRKYMLASLDQSLKRMGLEYVDIFYHHRMDPETPLEESMGALDTAVKSGKALYAGISNYDGETMKKACAILKDLNCPFVINQNRYSIFDRTIEENGLKAAAREEGKGIIAFSPLAQGMLTDRYLNGIPQDSRIRTDGRFLQEKTVQAKMQKIQQLNEIAKERGESLAQMALKWVRKDEDVTSVLIGASKPEQILENLKVLESAAFTKEELEKIDEIVLKEN; translated from the coding sequence ATGTATCAGGCAGAGAAAAACAGATATGAAACGATGAATTATAATCGATGTGGTAAGAGTGGGTTGAAACTTCCAGAGGTTTCGCTCGGTCTGTGGCATAATTTTGGAGATACCGGAAATTTTGAAACGATGAAACAGATGTGTTTTACGGCATTTGACAACGGAATCACACATTTTGATCTGGCAAACAATTACGGACCGGAACCGGGAAGTGCAGAGAAAAATTTCGGGCGTATTTTGAAGAAGGAGATGAAAGCGCATCGAGATGAAATGATCATCAGCACGAAGGCAGGGTATTTGATGTGGGACGGGCCTTATGGCGACTTTGGAAGCCGCAAATATATGCTGGCAAGTCTGGATCAGAGCCTAAAGAGAATGGGGCTTGAGTATGTCGATATTTTTTACCATCACCGTATGGATCCTGAGACGCCGCTTGAAGAGTCGATGGGAGCGCTTGACACCGCTGTTAAGAGTGGAAAAGCTTTGTATGCGGGAATATCTAATTACGATGGGGAGACGATGAAAAAGGCATGTGCGATTTTGAAAGATTTGAATTGTCCGTTTGTAATTAATCAAAACAGATACTCTATTTTTGACCGTACGATTGAGGAAAATGGATTGAAAGCGGCAGCGCGAGAAGAGGGAAAAGGAATCATCGCATTTAGCCCGCTGGCACAGGGAATGCTGACAGACCGCTATCTGAATGGGATTCCACAGGACAGCAGAATCCGTACCGATGGAAGATTTTTACAGGAGAAGACAGTGCAAGCGAAGATGCAGAAAATTCAGCAATTGAATGAAATTGCAAAAGAGCGCGGAGAAAGTCTTGCACAGATGGCGCTGAAATGGGTGCGAAAAGATGAGGATGTGACAAGTGTTCTGATTGGTGCATCGAAACCAGAACAGATTTTGGAGAATTTAAAAGTGCTTGAAAGTGCAGCGTTTACGAAGGAAGAGTTAGAAAAAATAGATGAGATTGTATTGAAGGAGAATTAG
- a CDS encoding L-cysteine desulfidase family protein, which produces MEELTRLIRSDMRPALGVTEPGAIAFAAAKARSYTSGEVISVTVKLNSGMYKNAFTCGIPNSREVGSEFAAALGAIAGNEELGLESLSDVKQKDAERAEKLVKQGKVQVILQDISSRIFIEVEVKTKLDQAVVTIEDTHTNITGIVVNGEVRFANSKEKTKGGEAEEKPQIHRYTFRQLCEYADIADVSELEFIWEAYRVNLELFEAGMTSERTTFAKSLLRKNGGMVFSGEEKKTASLLCNAAIEARVIGLDKPAMSITGSGAHGIIATMPLYAAYKVNGYSKEQLLRATALSYLICMYIKEYSGKLSAFCGCAIAAGTGMACALVYLRGGTVEMMEHTINNMAGSITGMICDGGNQGCTMKGIAAVDAAYQSAELAMDGVYIDDVHGIIGNTPEETMRNMGEIASPGMIGTEKTILDILQRKGNR; this is translated from the coding sequence GTGGAAGAACTTACAAGGCTGATTCGGTCAGATATGAGACCCGCACTCGGAGTGACAGAACCGGGGGCGATTGCATTTGCAGCTGCGAAGGCGAGAAGTTATACAAGCGGCGAAGTTATATCTGTCACGGTGAAGTTGAATAGCGGCATGTATAAGAATGCATTTACATGTGGAATTCCAAACAGTAGAGAAGTTGGGAGCGAGTTTGCAGCGGCACTCGGAGCAATTGCTGGAAATGAAGAATTGGGATTGGAATCGCTTTCAGATGTAAAGCAAAAGGACGCAGAAAGAGCAGAAAAACTTGTGAAACAGGGAAAAGTGCAGGTTATACTTCAGGATATTTCTAGTAGAATATTTATAGAAGTGGAAGTAAAGACAAAGCTTGATCAGGCAGTTGTGACAATTGAAGATACACACACGAATATTACTGGAATTGTAGTAAATGGAGAAGTGCGTTTTGCTAACTCAAAAGAGAAAACAAAAGGTGGAGAGGCAGAAGAAAAACCGCAAATTCACAGGTATACATTTCGGCAGCTATGCGAGTATGCAGATATTGCAGATGTGTCGGAACTGGAATTTATATGGGAGGCATATCGTGTGAATTTGGAGCTGTTTGAAGCGGGGATGACCAGTGAAAGAACGACATTTGCAAAATCTTTGTTAAGAAAAAATGGAGGAATGGTTTTTTCTGGAGAGGAAAAAAAGACAGCGTCACTTCTTTGTAATGCGGCGATTGAGGCGAGAGTGATTGGTTTGGATAAACCGGCGATGAGTATTACAGGGTCGGGAGCGCATGGAATTATTGCGACGATGCCGCTGTATGCAGCCTATAAAGTAAATGGATATTCAAAAGAACAGCTTCTGCGGGCGACCGCATTGAGTTATTTGATCTGTATGTATATCAAAGAATATTCCGGAAAACTGTCTGCATTTTGTGGCTGTGCCATTGCGGCGGGGACCGGAATGGCTTGCGCACTTGTGTATCTGCGTGGAGGAACCGTAGAGATGATGGAACATACGATTAATAATATGGCAGGAAGTATTACGGGAATGATCTGCGATGGCGGAAATCAAGGGTGCACGATGAAAGGGATTGCGGCTGTAGATGCGGCATATCAATCGGCGGAGCTTGCGATGGACGGCGTCTATATTGACGATGTGCATGGAATTATCGGAAATACACCAGAGGAGACAATGCGGAATATGGGAGAGATTGCCTCGCCGGGAATGATAGGAACTGAGAAAACAATTTTGGACATTTTACAGAGAAAGGGAAACAGGTGA
- a CDS encoding alpha-L-fucosidase, with translation MKKKKIVSLLMAALMIGQFLPSETMTAFAGESALVGKEQLADRHTVAPKKDSVVPNANQYEYQKQELAAFCHFGPNTFNEIEWGEKYGDKKPDEIFKLEEDFDADTFVEAIKEAGFEKLIVTAKHHDGFCIWNSKHTEYDVESTSYASKNYNGLGGDVLAEISAACTKYDVDMGLYLSPWDIHDDSYGYKDKDGKALVRLVNGKSEPIEGLTWADVKERDAKDYNEYYNNQLEEILGNQKYGNNGHFKEVWMDGAKGSGAGYQEYEFQKWFATIQKHEGKEAGFDSDCMLFGAEAYTTVRWIGNELGYANEETWSKSKVNYDNNTIDSKKVGAYTVGYEDGNQWTVPESDARITSGWFWGTTKNTPKSVEDLAGMYFNSVGHNSPLLLNIPPNTQGKIDEAILQRVKEFGQNIKETFKSNLAAHGTAKATEVRGNDVAYSPENVLDGKDDTYWTVNDNTTTGQLVVDLGGTKSFDVVSIEEAIQFGQRIKQFKVEYSNEGSDWKVFDQGTTIGAKRLCREGVVKADKIRITVTTSKEVPMISEVGVYKATSDFESPSAAPEGMQVIDERDEAFTFSNGWTKEDGSQYLNGTNVWAKKGASFEMKFKGSKVYLIGTLDSGHGKATVTVDGKAVEINTNASKRAVGQIIFTSDDLEDGEHTLKLEVTNNDNKAIGIEGAYVINNGGLGMVGIEKAEYTMKEDSEMKMKLVRVGGSKGEATVTVAPNPGTAIQDDFDTEGTATVTFADGEKEKDVVVITRRNTKDTGDQYFTEELSTKNEGLILGFTSKAKITILDQERQPEDVTAEKLPKDVYKTVTATSEEKTAEHKQGIENAFDENLDTFWHAQWGDAGKLKNHPNGISVEMTLKEAKEIAKLTYIPKAGDTGTVGNYIIEAATGTDDAGKTVWKEVCSGTFKNQGNSTAAQDAVFKEVIKTDKIRLTAKTMAGGEHPTAREIALYEKAEPIMITVTTKAGENGMITPVTGKLDENGTMKVQAGKLKTFAIKANAGYSIKDVLVNGKSVGAVSRYTVESDTDVTIEAVFKACEHEKTEIQGAKEPTCTEDGATGKVVCLQCGVTVKESTVIPALGHKFGQWEVVKEATDKEEGLERRACVACGFEEERTVAKLPTAVDKSKLQKYYDECIGYYKQEGYTKEGWTVYEGALKNAKAMLDKESATQEEVDAAIHQLADAADKLVEKTSVTPKPENNNTSGGNNSNTSSGNKPVTGDSATPIVLLAAVLASVFAVIRQMKKKIR, from the coding sequence ATGAAAAAGAAAAAAATAGTTAGTCTTTTGATGGCAGCGCTTATGATAGGACAATTTTTACCATCGGAAACAATGACGGCGTTTGCGGGAGAAAGTGCGTTAGTGGGAAAAGAACAGTTAGCAGATCGTCATACAGTGGCGCCGAAAAAAGATAGTGTAGTGCCGAATGCAAATCAGTATGAGTATCAGAAACAAGAATTGGCGGCATTTTGCCATTTTGGTCCGAATACCTTCAATGAAATTGAGTGGGGGGAAAAATATGGAGACAAAAAGCCGGATGAGATTTTTAAATTAGAAGAAGATTTTGATGCAGATACGTTTGTAGAAGCAATCAAAGAAGCAGGATTTGAAAAATTGATTGTTACAGCAAAACATCACGATGGTTTCTGTATTTGGAATAGTAAACATACAGAGTATGATGTGGAGTCCACAAGTTATGCATCAAAGAATTATAATGGCTTAGGTGGAGATGTGTTGGCTGAGATTTCAGCGGCATGTACGAAGTATGATGTCGATATGGGACTGTATTTATCGCCTTGGGATATTCATGATGACAGTTACGGCTATAAAGATAAAGATGGAAAAGCGTTAGTTCGTCTTGTAAATGGAAAAAGTGAACCGATTGAAGGGTTAACTTGGGCTGATGTAAAAGAACGGGATGCAAAAGATTATAATGAATATTATAACAATCAGCTGGAAGAAATCTTGGGCAATCAAAAATATGGAAATAATGGACATTTTAAAGAAGTGTGGATGGACGGTGCAAAAGGAAGCGGAGCCGGATATCAGGAGTATGAATTTCAAAAATGGTTCGCTACCATTCAGAAACATGAAGGAAAAGAAGCAGGATTTGATTCAGACTGTATGCTGTTTGGGGCGGAAGCTTACACAACAGTAAGATGGATTGGAAATGAGCTCGGATATGCGAACGAAGAGACATGGTCAAAATCAAAAGTAAATTATGATAATAATACAATTGACAGTAAAAAAGTAGGCGCCTACACAGTTGGTTACGAAGACGGAAACCAGTGGACGGTTCCGGAAAGTGATGCGCGTATTACTTCCGGCTGGTTCTGGGGAACAACGAAGAATACGCCAAAGAGTGTGGAGGATCTTGCGGGAATGTATTTCAATTCTGTTGGACATAACTCGCCGCTGCTTTTGAATATTCCTCCAAATACACAGGGAAAGATTGATGAGGCAATCTTACAGAGAGTGAAAGAATTTGGACAGAACATCAAAGAAACGTTCAAATCTAACTTAGCAGCACATGGAACTGCAAAAGCAACAGAAGTGCGTGGTAATGATGTGGCTTATTCACCGGAAAATGTATTAGATGGAAAAGATGATACATATTGGACTGTGAACGATAATACGACAACAGGTCAGCTAGTAGTAGATCTTGGCGGAACGAAATCATTTGATGTTGTATCGATTGAAGAGGCGATTCAGTTCGGCCAGCGTATTAAACAGTTCAAAGTAGAGTATAGTAATGAAGGAAGTGACTGGAAAGTATTTGATCAGGGAACAACAATCGGTGCAAAGAGACTTTGCAGAGAAGGCGTTGTAAAAGCAGATAAAATTCGTATTACAGTTACAACGAGTAAAGAAGTGCCGATGATTTCGGAAGTAGGAGTATACAAAGCGACTTCTGATTTTGAGTCACCATCAGCAGCTCCGGAAGGAATGCAGGTCATTGATGAAAGAGATGAAGCATTTACATTCAGTAATGGGTGGACAAAGGAAGATGGAAGTCAATATTTGAATGGCACAAATGTGTGGGCAAAAAAAGGTGCTTCTTTTGAAATGAAATTTAAAGGATCAAAAGTATATCTTATCGGTACATTAGATTCCGGACATGGAAAGGCAACTGTGACAGTAGACGGAAAAGCAGTGGAGATTAATACGAATGCATCTAAGAGAGCGGTTGGTCAGATTATTTTCACGTCTGATGATTTGGAGGACGGAGAACATACATTGAAACTGGAAGTTACCAACAATGACAACAAAGCAATTGGTATAGAAGGTGCATATGTAATTAATAATGGCGGTCTTGGAATGGTAGGAATCGAGAAAGCAGAGTACACGATGAAAGAAGATTCTGAGATGAAGATGAAATTAGTTCGTGTCGGCGGAAGCAAGGGAGAGGCAACTGTGACAGTAGCGCCTAATCCGGGAACTGCAATTCAAGATGATTTTGATACAGAAGGAACAGCAACGGTAACATTTGCAGATGGAGAGAAAGAAAAAGACGTTGTTGTGATTACGAGACGGAATACAAAAGATACCGGAGACCAGTACTTTACAGAAGAATTATCTACAAAGAATGAAGGTCTGATTCTTGGATTTACATCGAAAGCAAAGATTACGATTTTAGATCAGGAAAGACAGCCGGAAGATGTGACAGCAGAAAAACTTCCAAAAGATGTATACAAGACAGTGACGGCGACATCGGAAGAAAAAACAGCAGAGCATAAACAGGGCATTGAGAATGCGTTTGATGAAAATCTTGACACATTTTGGCATGCACAGTGGGGGGATGCTGGAAAACTGAAAAATCATCCAAACGGAATCAGTGTTGAGATGACGCTGAAAGAAGCAAAAGAGATTGCAAAATTGACATATATTCCAAAAGCGGGAGATACTGGTACAGTTGGAAATTATATTATTGAGGCGGCAACAGGAACAGATGACGCCGGAAAGACTGTTTGGAAAGAGGTCTGCAGTGGAACATTTAAAAACCAAGGCAATTCAACAGCGGCTCAGGATGCTGTGTTCAAAGAAGTGATTAAGACAGATAAGATTCGTTTGACTGCAAAGACAATGGCAGGAGGAGAACATCCTACGGCGAGAGAGATTGCACTTTATGAAAAAGCAGAGCCGATTATGATTACAGTGACAACAAAAGCTGGAGAAAACGGTATGATTACACCGGTAACGGGCAAACTAGATGAAAATGGCACGATGAAAGTGCAGGCAGGGAAATTGAAAACATTTGCGATAAAAGCAAATGCAGGTTATTCTATCAAAGATGTGCTTGTAAACGGAAAATCAGTTGGCGCGGTAAGTCGTTATACAGTAGAATCTGATACAGATGTTACAATTGAAGCAGTATTCAAAGCATGCGAACATGAGAAAACAGAAATTCAAGGTGCAAAAGAACCAACTTGTACGGAAGATGGAGCTACAGGAAAAGTAGTATGCTTACAGTGTGGTGTAACAGTGAAAGAAAGCACAGTGATTCCGGCTTTGGGACATAAGTTTGGTCAGTGGGAAGTAGTGAAAGAGGCGACAGACAAAGAAGAAGGTTTAGAAAGAAGAGCTTGTGTTGCCTGTGGTTTTGAGGAAGAAAGAACAGTTGCCAAATTACCGACAGCAGTTGATAAATCGAAACTGCAAAAATACTACGATGAATGTATTGGATATTACAAACAGGAAGGTTATACAAAGGAGGGTTGGACGGTTTACGAAGGAGCACTTAAAAATGCAAAAGCAATGCTGGATAAAGAAAGTGCAACTCAAGAAGAAGTAGATGCTGCAATTCATCAATTGGCAGATGCGGCGGATAAACTTGTTGAGAAAACAAGTGTGACACCAAAACCTGAAAATAATAATACCAGTGGTGGTAATAACAGCAATACAAGCAGTGGAAACAAACCGGTTACGGGAGATTCCGCAACTCCGATTGTGTTACTTGCAGCAGTATTGGCATCTGTATTTGCAGTTATTCGTCAAATGAAAAAGAAAATAAGATAA